The genomic stretch GCGCGGCGTTCCTGATCGAGGACGTGCCGGCGCCGCTGGACGCGCGGGTCGGCGACCGGGGCGGAGTCCAGCAGTTCCTGCGTGTACGGATGGGCCGGATCAGCGGTGACGCGCGGGGTAGGGCCGGTCTCCATCACCTGCCCGAGGTACATCACATAGAGCCGGCCAGACACGTAGCGCACGACCTCGATGTCGTGGGAGATGAACAGGTAGCTGAGCTGGCGTTCGTGCTGCAGTTCCACGAGCAGGTTCAGGATCTGTGCCTGCACGGACAGGTCGAGGGCGCTGACCGCCTCGTCGCAGATGACGAGCTGCGGATTTACGATCAGGGCGCGGGCGATCGCAATCCGCTGCTTCTGCCCGCCGGAGAACTGGGCCGGGTAACGGGCCGCCGCCTCGGACGACAGGCCCACCCGTTCCAGGGCCTCCGCGACCTGCCGCTCGCGGGCTGGGCCGGCACGGACGCCCTGCACCTCCAGCGGCTCGGCGAGGGAGCGGCCGACGGTCAGGTACGGGTTGAGGGACGCGTTGGGATCCTGGAAGACGACCTGCATGACGCGGCTCAGGTCGCGCCGGCCACGGGTGCCGAGGTGCGTGACGTCACGCCCGGCGACGTGGACGCTCCCGCCGTGGATGGGGGCGAGGCCGAGGGCAGCCCTCGCCACGGTCGACTTCCCGGAGCCGGACTCGCCGACCACCCCGACCGTCTCACCGGCCCGCACCTCCACGCTGACGTGATCGGCCGCGCGCAGCGTGGTGCCGCCGCGACGCCGGTACCGGACGTCGAGCTCGCGCACGCTGAGCAGCGGTGGGGCGGTGTCGTGGGCGGTGGTCATGGCACCTCCTGGGCGGTGAGCGCCGCGTCACGGCCCGTCACGGTGGTCGGGTTCACCACTGCGAACTCTGCGGCACGCACGCAGCGGCTGTCGTGCTGCGCCGCGACCTCCACGAGCGGCACGGGGGCGGCCAGGCAGCGATCCTGCACGTACGCGCAGCGCGGCGAGAAGCGGCAGTGGGCTGGCCACGTGCCCGGCGGGGGCACCCGTCCGGGAATCACGGTGAGTGGCTGGCCGGGCCGGGCGTTCGCCGGATTCGCGCCCATCAGGCCCAGCGTGTAGGGATTCAGCGGCCGGTCAAACAGGGCGTAGACCTCCGCGTCCTCGAAGACCTGGCCGGCGTACAGCACGATCACGCGGTCACAGATGTCGGCCACGACGCCGAGGTTGTGCGTGACGATCAATACGGCCATGCCGGTGTCGCGCTGCAGCTGACGCAGCAGGGCCAGGATCTCCTTCTGGACGGTCACGTCGAGGGCCGTGGTGGGCTCATCCGCCACGAGCAGCTGGGGCCGACCCGCCAGCGCCAGGGCAATCGCGACGCGCTGCGCCATGCCGCCGGACAGTTCGTGCGGGTACGAACGCAACACCCGCTCCGGTTCCCGCAGCTGCACGAGCCGCAGCAGTTCCGCGCAGCGTTCCCGGTTGGCGTGGCCGCGCACACGGTCGTGCAGGCGCACGAGCTCCCCGAGCTGGCTGCCGATCGTGAAGGCCGGATCGAGGCTCGACAGGGGCTCCTGCGAGATGAGGCCCAGGGCGCTGCCACGGAGCGTGTCGAAGGTGCGGTCGTCCAGTGGCACGAGGTCGCGGCCCTCGAACAGCACCTGCCCCGCCGTGATGCGTCCGCCACGGGCGAGCAGGCGCAGCGCGGCGAGGGCCGTGACGCTCTTGCCGGCGCCGGACTCGCCGACCAGTCCGACCGTCTCGCCCGCGTGGACGTCGAAGCTCACGCCGTCCACGATCACCGTGTCCCGGCCGCGCTGTGAGAACGCCACCGTGAGGTTCCGTACCGAGAACAGCGCGTCTGGGGCCTGAGGACGGGCCGTGTTCGGCGTGGCGGGCGGTTCTGTGGTCACGGCGGGCGGCTCCGCGCTGGCCCCCAGGTCGGCCGCCGCGTCCCGCAGCGCGTTGCCGAACAGCACCAGGGCCAGGGCCATCAGGGCGATCAGGCCGCCGGACGGCACCAGCAGCCACGGCTGCACGCTGATCTGCTGCGCGGCCCCCGCCACGATCTGGCCCCACTCGGCCTCGCCGGGCGTGGCCGTCAGACCCAGGAACCCGAGCGCGACGGCAAAGAGCAGCGAGT from Deinococcus sp. AB2017081 encodes the following:
- a CDS encoding oligopeptide/dipeptide ABC transporter ATP-binding protein, with protein sequence MTTAHDTAPPLLSVRELDVRYRRRGGTTLRAADHVSVEVRAGETVGVVGESGSGKSTVARAALGLAPIHGGSVHVAGRDVTHLGTRGRRDLSRVMQVVFQDPNASLNPYLTVGRSLAEPLEVQGVRAGPARERQVAEALERVGLSSEAAARYPAQFSGGQKQRIAIARALIVNPQLVICDEAVSALDLSVQAQILNLLVELQHERQLSYLFISHDIEVVRYVSGRLYVMYLGQVMETGPTPRVTADPAHPYTQELLDSAPVADPRVQRRRHVLDQERRAAQASTLPAVGGAGCPFAPRCPYATEVCRTTRPPLAPTPDGGLVACHHFPGWKASRDAAHALIAAP
- a CDS encoding dipeptide/oligopeptide/nickel ABC transporter permease/ATP-binding protein — encoded protein: MTVAAPRRARFPLLRALRRQPLAAVPIAFLLLVVVASVFARQLAPYAPDAFDLPNRLSGPTARHLLGADELGRDVLSRLLYGGVRALVGILEAVLTATVVAVPLGILAGYLGGTFDRVVSWLTDLVLAIPAIILVLVVLTVFPGNSHAAMIAFGLLVAPGFARVVRGVTLPLREADFVSAARVAGVSEARIMTRHILPGVTRTAIVQASLVAANSLLFAVALGFLGLTATPGEAEWGQIVAGAAQQISVQPWLLVPSGGLIALMALALVLFGNALRDAAADLGASAEPPAVTTEPPATPNTARPQAPDALFSVRNLTVAFSQRGRDTVIVDGVSFDVHAGETVGLVGESGAGKSVTALAALRLLARGGRITAGQVLFEGRDLVPLDDRTFDTLRGSALGLISQEPLSSLDPAFTIGSQLGELVRLHDRVRGHANRERCAELLRLVQLREPERVLRSYPHELSGGMAQRVAIALALAGRPQLLVADEPTTALDVTVQKEILALLRQLQRDTGMAVLIVTHNLGVVADICDRVIVLYAGQVFEDAEVYALFDRPLNPYTLGLMGANPANARPGQPLTVIPGRVPPPGTWPAHCRFSPRCAYVQDRCLAAPVPLVEVAAQHDSRCVRAAEFAVVNPTTVTGRDAALTAQEVP